In Haloplanus rubicundus, one DNA window encodes the following:
- a CDS encoding phytoene/squalene synthase family protein, whose amino-acid sequence MVSDDGVARGKEIQRRTGKTFHLATRLLPARVREATYVLYAFFRVADEVVDDAEGVPPAEQRTELERLRAAALGEESTDDPVLAAFAELRETYDIPDADVNTFVDAMLTDVTKSRYETFAELRAYMDGSAAAVGRMMTAVMEPEEPERALPHATVLGEAFQLSNFLRDVREDIVERDRIYLPRETLDEYGVREADLRNFEVTEGFREAMERELRRTEALYREGVAGIEYLPKDCQFPVLVAAVLYADHHRLIRERDYDVLSETPSIATTRKLALVARTRWHWLWNHDPETVFLRVSCVPEVPGDVDPDHGRDPNRGVGRRLLRGAVEGLRRLT is encoded by the coding sequence ATGGTGAGCGACGACGGCGTCGCCCGGGGAAAGGAAATCCAGCGACGGACTGGGAAGACGTTTCATCTCGCAACCCGACTGCTACCCGCCCGCGTCCGCGAGGCGACGTACGTTCTCTACGCCTTCTTCCGAGTGGCGGACGAAGTCGTCGACGACGCCGAGGGCGTTCCGCCCGCCGAGCAGCGTACGGAACTCGAACGGCTCCGCGCGGCGGCGCTGGGCGAGGAATCGACCGACGACCCCGTGCTCGCCGCCTTCGCGGAGCTCCGCGAGACGTACGACATCCCCGACGCGGACGTGAACACCTTCGTCGACGCGATGTTGACCGACGTGACCAAGAGCCGCTACGAGACGTTCGCGGAACTGCGGGCGTACATGGACGGCTCGGCGGCCGCGGTGGGGCGGATGATGACGGCGGTGATGGAGCCCGAGGAGCCGGAGCGGGCGCTCCCCCACGCGACGGTGCTCGGTGAGGCGTTCCAGCTCTCGAATTTCCTGCGTGACGTGCGCGAGGACATCGTCGAGCGTGACCGCATCTATCTCCCACGGGAGACGCTCGACGAGTACGGAGTCCGCGAGGCGGACCTCCGAAACTTCGAGGTGACCGAGGGCTTTCGCGAGGCGATGGAGCGCGAACTCCGGCGGACCGAGGCGCTCTACCGCGAGGGCGTCGCCGGCATCGAGTATCTCCCGAAGGACTGCCAGTTCCCGGTGCTCGTGGCCGCCGTCCTCTACGCCGACCACCACCGGCTGATCCGCGAGCGCGACTACGACGTGCTCTCCGAGACGCCGTCGATAGCGACGACCCGAAAGCTCGCGCTCGTGGCGCGGACGCGCTGGCACTGGCTCTGGAACCACGACCCCGAAACCGTCTTCCTGCGGGTGAGCTGTGTCCCGGAGGTGCCCGGCGACGTGGACCCCGACCACGGCCGCGACCCGAACCGCGGGGTCGGTCGCCGCCTCCTTCGCGGGGCGGTCGAGGGTCTCCGGCGGCTGACTTAG
- a CDS encoding HVO_2523 family zinc finger protein codes for MSARCPRCETAMHRRHCKYVCPNHGVVFDCSDTFW; via the coding sequence ATGTCTGCTCGGTGTCCCCGGTGCGAGACGGCGATGCACCGCCGTCACTGCAAGTACGTCTGTCCGAACCACGGGGTCGTCTTCGACTGCAGCGATACGTTCTGGTGA
- a CDS encoding adenosylcobalamin-dependent ribonucleoside-diphosphate reductase has translation MSTHDIETDELELPIKRTDGETLEDRLTANAYHNILPARYLRKDANGDLIEDPEDLFPRVAKNIALAEAVFEARKRDVEITVTPEQLKPDHPRRDELAAEVFGTGTTADADAETTLSVYNVNKFAYETVVPDLPEEVRAVVEETREEFETLMGELSFMPNSPTLMNAGDELQQLSACFVDSPEDDIDDIHQTAKEAAQVFQSGGGMGYAFWRLRPYGDAVGSTGGIASGPITFMRTFDQMCETIAQGGARRGAQMGVMRISHPDVIQFIHAKNKDVSLAHTLRLNDPDDFTHNSFAAALEEARELIDDEGRVPKHLRNAVEGHLSNFNISVGVTDEFMEALQAGEDFTFTNPRTGEAHIATPETKELYEMFGLGEYVEVGEELSMPAEVIWEDIVEGAHENGEPGVIYLERVNKQHSFDVEAQPDHRILATNPCGEQPLEEYEACNLGHINLSTLADLDAPDWRVWADEHADAYDSEAAAVEAFLEDAIDWDAFDHRIDYGTRFLENVVTMSDFPVDEIERKVREMRKIGLGVMGLAQLYVQLGIRYGSDTGNEVARQLMTHINHESKWASHELAEERGAFEDWDDSKYADPTRYREWFEHHTGEDADEWADGFPIRNHNTTTIAPTGTTSMVGNTTGGCEPIYNVAYYKNVSDDVQGDEMLVEFDDYFLRTLEANDVDVDAVKREAQEQMAENAFDGVEGLDTVPDAIGELFVVTGDLSGKQHAAVQCACQEGVDSAISKTCNFPNSASIEDMDEVYRYIYEHGGKGVTVYRDGTRSKQVLTTRAQNAEFADESEAAETIVEQIEEVFGGIEGFLDNEDVRAALDSELEDLLAAADGERELGTKRPRPDVLHGVTQRIDTGYGKLYVNINEDEAGRPFELFANIGNSGGFTASFTEALAKTISTALRSGVDPREIASELQGIRSPKVAWDKGEQINSIPDAVGTAMRRYLDDEIDRPYPKQQNLTELEEAEAKAMNDGPEADGGATTAAATDTDDTADLLAAGESPECPDCGSMSLYYSEGCKTCESCGWSEC, from the coding sequence ATGAGTACGCACGACATCGAGACCGACGAACTGGAACTGCCGATCAAGCGGACCGACGGGGAGACGCTGGAAGACCGACTCACCGCCAACGCTTACCACAACATCCTCCCGGCGCGCTATCTTCGAAAGGACGCGAACGGGGACCTGATCGAGGACCCGGAGGACCTCTTCCCGCGCGTCGCGAAAAACATCGCCCTCGCCGAGGCGGTGTTCGAGGCGCGCAAGCGGGACGTAGAGATCACGGTCACGCCCGAGCAGTTGAAGCCGGATCATCCCCGACGCGACGAACTCGCCGCCGAGGTGTTTGGCACGGGGACGACCGCCGACGCCGACGCCGAGACGACGCTCTCCGTCTACAACGTCAACAAGTTCGCCTACGAGACGGTCGTTCCGGACCTCCCCGAGGAGGTCCGGGCCGTCGTCGAGGAGACACGCGAGGAGTTCGAGACGCTGATGGGCGAGCTCTCTTTCATGCCAAACTCGCCCACCCTGATGAACGCGGGCGACGAACTCCAGCAGCTGTCGGCCTGTTTCGTCGACTCGCCCGAGGACGACATCGACGACATCCACCAGACGGCCAAGGAGGCCGCACAGGTGTTCCAGTCCGGCGGCGGCATGGGCTATGCCTTCTGGCGACTCCGACCGTACGGCGACGCGGTCGGCTCGACCGGCGGCATCGCGTCGGGACCGATCACCTTCATGCGCACGTTCGACCAGATGTGCGAGACCATCGCGCAGGGCGGCGCCCGCCGGGGCGCCCAGATGGGCGTCATGCGCATTTCGCATCCGGACGTGATCCAGTTCATCCACGCGAAAAACAAGGACGTCTCGCTGGCGCACACCCTTCGCCTGAACGACCCCGACGACTTCACGCACAACTCCTTCGCGGCGGCCTTGGAAGAGGCCCGCGAACTCATCGACGACGAGGGGCGCGTGCCGAAACACCTCCGCAACGCCGTCGAGGGCCACCTCTCCAACTTCAACATCTCCGTCGGCGTCACGGACGAGTTCATGGAAGCGCTGCAGGCGGGCGAGGACTTCACGTTCACCAACCCGCGGACGGGCGAGGCGCACATTGCGACCCCCGAAACGAAGGAGCTCTACGAGATGTTCGGCCTCGGCGAGTACGTCGAGGTGGGCGAGGAACTCTCGATGCCCGCCGAGGTCATCTGGGAGGACATCGTCGAGGGCGCTCACGAGAACGGCGAACCCGGCGTCATCTACCTCGAACGCGTGAACAAACAGCACTCCTTCGACGTGGAGGCGCAGCCGGACCACCGCATCCTCGCGACCAACCCCTGTGGCGAACAGCCGCTGGAGGAGTACGAGGCCTGCAACCTCGGTCACATCAACCTCTCGACGCTCGCGGACCTCGACGCGCCGGACTGGCGGGTCTGGGCCGACGAACACGCCGACGCGTACGACTCGGAGGCAGCAGCAGTCGAGGCGTTCCTCGAGGACGCCATCGACTGGGACGCCTTCGACCACCGCATCGACTACGGCACGCGATTTTTGGAAAACGTCGTCACGATGTCGGACTTCCCGGTCGACGAGATCGAGCGGAAAGTTCGGGAGATGCGAAAGATCGGCCTCGGCGTCATGGGGCTGGCCCAGCTGTACGTCCAGCTCGGCATCCGCTACGGCAGCGACACGGGCAACGAGGTGGCCCGCCAGCTGATGACCCACATCAACCACGAGTCGAAGTGGGCCTCCCACGAGCTCGCCGAGGAACGGGGGGCCTTCGAGGACTGGGACGACTCGAAGTACGCCGACCCCACCCGCTACCGCGAGTGGTTCGAACACCACACGGGCGAGGACGCCGACGAGTGGGCGGACGGCTTCCCGATCCGCAACCACAACACGACCACCATCGCCCCGACGGGCACCACGTCGATGGTCGGCAACACCACCGGCGGCTGTGAGCCGATTTACAACGTCGCCTACTACAAGAACGTCTCCGACGACGTGCAGGGCGACGAGATGCTCGTCGAGTTCGACGACTACTTCCTGCGGACGCTGGAGGCGAACGACGTCGACGTCGACGCGGTCAAACGGGAGGCCCAAGAGCAGATGGCCGAGAACGCCTTCGACGGCGTCGAGGGACTCGACACCGTCCCGGACGCCATCGGCGAACTGTTCGTCGTCACCGGCGACCTCTCCGGGAAACAACACGCCGCGGTCCAGTGTGCGTGTCAGGAGGGCGTCGACTCCGCCATCTCGAAGACCTGCAACTTCCCCAACAGCGCCTCCATCGAGGACATGGACGAGGTGTACCGATACATCTACGAACACGGCGGGAAGGGCGTCACCGTCTACCGCGACGGCACGCGCTCGAAGCAGGTGTTGACCACCCGCGCACAGAACGCGGAGTTCGCGGACGAGAGCGAGGCGGCCGAAACCATCGTCGAACAGATCGAGGAGGTCTTCGGCGGTATCGAGGGCTTCCTCGACAACGAGGACGTGCGCGCCGCCCTCGATTCCGAACTGGAGGATCTGCTCGCGGCCGCCGACGGCGAACGCGAACTCGGTACGAAGCGCCCGCGGCCTGACGTGCTCCACGGCGTCACCCAGCGCATCGACACCGGGTACGGGAAACTCTACGTCAACATCAACGAGGACGAGGCGGGCCGACCGTTCGAACTGTTCGCCAACATCGGCAACTCGGGCGGCTTCACCGCCTCCTTCACCGAGGCGCTGGCGAAGACCATCTCGACGGCGCTGCGCTCGGGCGTCGACCCGCGCGAAATCGCCTCCGAACTGCAGGGCATCCGCTCGCCCAAGGTGGCCTGGGACAAGGGCGAACAGATCAACTCCATCCCCGACGCCGTCGGGACGGCCATGCGTCGCTACCTCGACGACGAAATCGACCGACCATACCCCAAACAGCAGAACCTGACGGAACTCGAGGAGGCCGAAGCGAAGGCGATGAACGACGGTCCCGAGGCCGACGGCGGCGCGACGACTGCCGCGGCCACGGACACCGACGACACCGCCGACCTGCTCGCGGCCGGCGAGAGCCCCGAATGCCCCGACTGCGGGTCGATGAGCCTCTACTACTCCGAGGGCTGCAAGACCTGCGAGTCGTGTGGTTGGTCGGAGTGCTGA
- the trpG gene encoding anthranilate synthase component II has translation MKVLVVDNFDSFTYNLVEYISEHPDPLTGDPIAVEVLKNTATLEEVRAVDPDAIVISPGPGHPKNDRDVGVTNAVLREVSTTVPTLGVCLGLEAAVYAYGGTVGHAPEPIHGKAYPVDHDGEGVFAGLAQGFRAGRYHSLVATEVPDCFEVSATTAHDDTDLVMGVRHREYPIECVQFHPESVLTAVGHDVIDNFLRAARTPDATA, from the coding sequence ATGAAGGTCCTCGTCGTCGACAACTTCGACTCGTTCACGTACAACCTCGTCGAGTACATCTCGGAGCATCCCGACCCGTTGACGGGCGATCCGATAGCGGTCGAGGTGCTGAAAAACACCGCGACGCTGGAGGAGGTGCGGGCCGTCGACCCGGACGCCATCGTCATCAGCCCCGGCCCGGGCCACCCGAAAAACGACCGCGACGTGGGCGTGACGAACGCGGTGTTGCGGGAGGTCAGCACGACGGTACCGACCCTCGGCGTCTGTCTCGGCCTCGAAGCTGCCGTCTACGCCTACGGCGGGACTGTGGGCCACGCGCCCGAACCGATCCACGGCAAGGCCTACCCCGTCGACCACGACGGCGAGGGCGTCTTCGCCGGGCTGGCACAGGGCTTTCGCGCCGGCCGCTACCACTCGCTCGTCGCCACCGAAGTCCCCGACTGCTTCGAGGTGTCGGCGACGACGGCCCACGACGACACGGACCTCGTCATGGGGGTTCGTCACCGCGAGTACCCCATCGAGTGCGTCCAGTTCCACCCCGAGAGCGTGCTGACGGCCGTCGGCCACGACGTCATCGACAACTTCCTGCGCGCGGCGCGGACGCCGGACGCGACGGCCTAG
- the trpE gene encoding anthranilate synthase component I, with the protein MTPDRDRAAFVDLFGGDKPVVARLAVTLDVESTPLSAYAALDDHSDYGFLLESAEKTPSSDPEGAFTADGEGADRHARFSFVGYDPDAVVSVTGSEVTVQSLGGPAADLVAATAGTDDEGAATPRATGEAGDDPDADVLDALRTTLPDLERVGFPDADRQHLDGGLVGFLAYDAVYDLWLDEVGVERPEPIVPDAEFVLTTRTLAFDHAEDAIQLIFTPVVDPDADPGSTYDALLDEARDVERALAEAGDPETGGFVRAGETVGPREEYEDAVRAAKEHVLDGDIYQGVISRKRELTGDIDPLGLYESLRAVNPSPYMYLLRHGDRSIVGASPETLVSVGGERVVSNPIAGTCPRGTSPVEDRRLAGEMLADGKERAEHTMLVDLARNDVRRVSDPGSVRVEEFMNVLKYSHVQHIESTVTGRLATGATPGAGGDRSPPFDAFDATRATFPAGTLTGAPKVRAMEIIDRLERDPRGVYGGGVGYYSWNGDAEFAIVIRTATIASGDPDRITVQAGAGIVADSDPASEYEETEQKMGGVLDAIERIESPTPEAHR; encoded by the coding sequence GTGACCCCCGACCGCGACCGCGCCGCGTTCGTCGACCTGTTCGGGGGCGACAAACCGGTGGTCGCCCGCCTCGCCGTCACGCTCGACGTCGAGTCGACGCCGCTCTCGGCGTACGCCGCCCTCGACGACCACAGCGACTACGGGTTCCTGCTGGAGAGCGCGGAGAAGACGCCCTCCAGCGACCCCGAGGGCGCGTTCACCGCCGACGGCGAGGGTGCGGACCGACACGCCCGATTCTCCTTCGTCGGCTACGACCCCGACGCCGTCGTCTCGGTGACGGGGAGCGAGGTGACCGTCCAGTCCCTCGGCGGCCCGGCCGCCGACCTGGTCGCAGCGACGGCCGGCACGGACGACGAGGGGGCCGCGACCCCTCGGGCAACCGGCGAAGCCGGTGACGACCCCGACGCGGACGTTCTCGACGCCCTCCGCACGACGCTGCCGGACCTCGAACGGGTGGGCTTTCCCGACGCCGACCGACAGCACCTCGACGGCGGCCTCGTCGGCTTCCTCGCCTACGACGCCGTCTACGACCTGTGGCTCGACGAGGTTGGAGTGGAGCGACCCGAACCGATCGTCCCGGACGCGGAGTTCGTCCTGACGACCCGGACGCTCGCGTTCGACCACGCCGAGGACGCCATCCAACTGATCTTCACGCCCGTCGTCGACCCCGACGCCGACCCCGGTTCGACCTACGACGCCCTCCTCGACGAAGCGCGTGACGTGGAGCGGGCGCTCGCCGAGGCCGGCGACCCGGAGACGGGTGGGTTCGTCCGCGCCGGCGAGACGGTCGGTCCGCGCGAGGAGTACGAGGACGCGGTGCGGGCGGCGAAAGAACACGTCCTCGACGGCGACATCTACCAGGGCGTCATCTCGCGGAAACGCGAGCTGACGGGCGATATCGACCCGCTCGGTCTCTACGAGTCGCTGCGGGCGGTCAACCCCTCGCCGTACATGTACCTCCTGCGCCACGGCGACCGCTCCATCGTGGGTGCGAGCCCCGAGACGCTGGTGTCGGTGGGCGGCGAGCGCGTCGTCTCGAACCCCATCGCCGGCACCTGTCCGCGCGGGACGAGCCCCGTCGAGGACCGCCGACTCGCGGGCGAGATGCTCGCCGACGGGAAGGAACGCGCCGAGCACACGATGCTCGTCGACCTGGCACGCAACGACGTGCGCCGGGTGTCCGACCCCGGCTCCGTCCGCGTCGAGGAGTTCATGAACGTGCTCAAATACTCCCACGTCCAGCACATCGAGTCGACGGTGACGGGGCGGCTGGCGACGGGCGCGACTCCCGGCGCGGGCGGCGACCGGTCGCCGCCGTTCGACGCCTTCGACGCCACGCGCGCAACCTTCCCGGCGGGGACGCTCACCGGCGCACCGAAGGTGCGGGCCATGGAGATCATCGACCGACTGGAGCGGGACCCACGGGGCGTCTACGGCGGCGGCGTCGGCTACTACTCCTGGAACGGCGACGCCGAGTTCGCCATCGTCATCCGGACGGCGACGATAGCGAGCGGCGATCCGGACCGCATCACGGTGCAAGCGGGCGCGGGCATCGTCGCGGACAGCGACCCCGCGAGCGAGTACGAGGAGACCGAACAGAAGATGGGCGGCGTCCTCGACGCCATCGAGCGCATAGAGTCGCCGACGCCGGAGGCCCACCGATGA
- a CDS encoding phosphoribosylanthranilate isomerase, with product MVRSKICGVTNEADLRAVAESGADAVGIITEVSVDTPREVPPDRAADLVAAAPPFLSTVLVSMPDTATRAVELAGAVAPDAIQLHGGFDDEDVRYVRREARADVITAVDATDPDRVRSYDGVADAILLDSTTEDGAGGTGETHDWDAARALVDACTTPVVLAGGLTPENVAEAVRTVDPYAVDVSSGVERAGGEKDHDAVASFVRNAASEVSA from the coding sequence ATGGTCCGGTCGAAGATCTGCGGGGTGACGAACGAGGCGGACCTCCGGGCGGTGGCCGAGTCGGGTGCCGACGCCGTCGGGATCATCACCGAGGTGTCGGTCGACACGCCCCGCGAAGTCCCGCCCGACCGCGCCGCCGACCTCGTCGCGGCCGCGCCGCCTTTCCTCTCCACGGTCTTGGTGTCGATGCCCGACACCGCGACCCGGGCGGTCGAACTCGCCGGCGCCGTCGCTCCGGACGCCATCCAGTTACACGGCGGGTTCGACGACGAGGACGTCCGGTACGTCCGCCGCGAGGCGCGCGCGGACGTGATCACCGCCGTCGACGCGACCGACCCCGATCGGGTTCGCAGCTACGACGGCGTCGCCGACGCCATCCTCCTCGACTCGACGACCGAGGACGGTGCGGGCGGCACGGGCGAGACCCACGACTGGGACGCGGCGCGCGCCCTCGTCGACGCCTGTACGACCCCGGTCGTCCTCGCCGGCGGGCTGACCCCGGAAAACGTCGCCGAGGCGGTACGAACGGTCGATCCGTACGCCGTCGACGTCTCCAGCGGCGTCGAGCGGGCCGGCGGCGAGAAGGACCACGACGCGGTCGCGTCGTTCGTTCGTAACGCGGCGTCGGAGGTGTCGGCGTGA
- the trpD gene encoding anthranilate phosphoribosyltransferase, with translation MQDYIERVTDGEDLTGEEARDAARAVFEEATEAQIGALLTALRAKGETETEIAGFAQGMRDAARTISPDRSPLVDTCGTGGDDYDTINVSTTSAIVVAGAGVAVAKHGNYSVSSSSGSADVLEVAGVNVEAEPPSVEEAIERDGIGFMLAPVFHPAMKAVIGPRKELGMRTVFNVLGPLTNPAGADAQVVGVYDPDLVPVLARALAQMDVERAMVVHGSGMDEIALHDATTVAEVDGDEVTEYTLTPADMGLDRAPIEAVAGGGPEANAADLRGIVEGDVTGAKRDIILANAGAAIYVAGAADDLQSGVDAAREAIDSGTAVAKLDDLRGA, from the coding sequence ATGCAGGATTATATCGAACGCGTCACCGACGGCGAGGACCTGACCGGCGAGGAGGCACGGGACGCGGCCCGCGCCGTCTTCGAGGAGGCGACCGAGGCACAGATCGGGGCGTTGCTGACGGCGCTCCGGGCGAAAGGCGAGACGGAGACGGAGATCGCCGGCTTCGCGCAGGGGATGCGCGACGCGGCGCGGACCATCTCGCCCGACCGGTCGCCGCTGGTCGACACCTGCGGCACTGGCGGCGACGACTACGACACGATCAACGTCTCGACGACGAGCGCCATCGTCGTCGCGGGCGCGGGCGTCGCCGTCGCCAAACACGGTAACTACTCCGTCTCCTCCTCCTCGGGGAGCGCGGACGTCCTCGAAGTCGCCGGCGTGAACGTCGAGGCCGAACCGCCGTCGGTCGAGGAAGCGATCGAGCGCGACGGCATCGGCTTCATGCTCGCCCCCGTCTTCCACCCCGCGATGAAGGCGGTCATCGGCCCGCGGAAGGAACTCGGGATGCGGACGGTGTTCAACGTGCTCGGGCCGCTGACGAACCCCGCCGGCGCGGACGCACAGGTGGTCGGCGTCTACGACCCCGACCTCGTGCCCGTCCTCGCCCGTGCGCTCGCGCAGATGGACGTCGAGCGAGCGATGGTCGTCCACGGCTCCGGCATGGACGAGATCGCGCTCCACGACGCGACGACCGTCGCGGAAGTCGACGGCGACGAAGTGACGGAGTATACGCTGACGCCGGCGGATATGGGCCTGGATCGAGCGCCCATCGAGGCCGTCGCGGGCGGCGGCCCCGAGGCGAACGCCGCCGACCTCCGCGGCATCGTCGAGGGCGACGTGACGGGGGCGAAACGCGACATCATCCTCGCGAACGCGGGCGCGGCGATCTACGTCGCCGGCGCGGCCGACGACCTGCAGTCGGGCGTCGACGCGGCCCGCGAGGCCATCGACTCGGGAACCGCCGTCGCCAAACTCGACGACCTGCGGGGTGCCTGA
- a CDS encoding PIN domain-containing protein, whose amino-acid sequence MTFLDSSAIIDYLGGVEDVIDYLDGREPFFTSTLCVYEVIDGKLGSGATDVRDVRGDFGGVQALDLTEGIALEAARLQDQTMSDGVRLSTPDALIAATARSTGDELVVSDGDFQTDVLESSLTVTNLRK is encoded by the coding sequence ATGACGTTTCTCGACTCGTCGGCGATCATCGACTACCTCGGCGGCGTCGAGGACGTCATCGACTATCTCGACGGCCGGGAACCCTTCTTCACCTCGACGCTCTGTGTCTACGAAGTCATCGACGGCAAACTCGGCTCGGGGGCGACCGACGTACGGGACGTGCGTGGAGACTTTGGCGGCGTGCAAGCCCTCGACCTCACCGAGGGGATCGCGCTCGAAGCGGCACGGCTTCAGGACCAAACGATGAGCGACGGCGTTCGGCTCTCGACGCCCGACGCCCTGATCGCCGCGACTGCCCGCTCGACGGGCGACGAACTCGTCGTCTCTGATGGGGATTTTCAGACGGACGTGCTCGAATCATCTCTCACCGTGACGAATCTGCGGAAGTAA